In Curtobacterium sp. TC1, the following proteins share a genomic window:
- a CDS encoding helix-turn-helix transcriptional regulator → MSSSSSTEPLVTADEDEGRELGRFLAAKRARIRPGDVGLPGGGRRRVPGLRREEVAMLAGVSPAYYTRLEQGDVGRVSDEGVGALAQALHLSHAETDHFFRLANPRGEARREACSRTAVRPALQGLLDVLVDVPALVIGRRSDILAWNGLGSIVFGGLHDLREERNLARLVFLDPAYRDLFVDWDQKAADVVGQLRVDAGFHPSDPHLSALVGELAVRSDPFARLWARHEIRERCHGVQQLRHPEVGLLDLHVETFRVAGEDDKSLVTYRAAPGSTTLESLRMLGSWAAAA, encoded by the coding sequence ATGAGCTCCTCCTCTTCGACCGAGCCGCTGGTGACGGCGGACGAGGACGAAGGTCGCGAGCTGGGCCGCTTCCTCGCTGCGAAGCGAGCTCGGATCCGACCGGGCGACGTCGGGCTACCGGGTGGCGGGCGTCGGCGGGTGCCGGGGCTGCGTCGCGAGGAGGTCGCGATGCTCGCCGGTGTCTCCCCGGCCTACTACACGCGCCTCGAACAGGGCGACGTCGGTCGTGTGTCCGACGAGGGCGTCGGTGCGCTCGCGCAGGCACTCCACCTCAGCCACGCGGAGACCGACCACTTCTTCCGGCTCGCGAACCCGCGAGGAGAAGCACGCCGGGAAGCCTGCAGCCGCACCGCGGTCCGGCCAGCGCTGCAGGGGCTGCTGGACGTGCTCGTCGACGTGCCGGCCCTGGTCATCGGCCGCCGGTCGGACATCCTGGCCTGGAACGGACTCGGGTCGATCGTGTTCGGCGGGCTCCACGACCTGCGCGAGGAGCGGAACCTGGCACGGCTCGTGTTCCTCGACCCGGCCTACCGGGACCTGTTCGTCGACTGGGACCAGAAGGCCGCCGACGTCGTCGGGCAGCTCCGGGTGGACGCCGGCTTCCACCCGAGCGATCCTCACCTTTCGGCCCTCGTCGGCGAGCTCGCCGTGCGGAGTGACCCGTTCGCACGCCTCTGGGCCCGGCACGAGATCCGGGAACGCTGCCACGGCGTCCAGCAGCTGCGCCACCCAGAGGTCGGCCTGCTCGACCTGCACGTCGAGACCTTCCGCGTCGCCGGAGAAGACGACAAGAGCCTCGTCACCTACCGGGCCGCACCGGGGTCGACGACGCTGGAGTCGTTGCGCATGCTCGGCAGCTGGGCCGCAGCGGCCTGA
- a CDS encoding alpha/beta hydrolase: MSDTIARPPFDPELATFLTALEARGPFTLTAEMLPRMRQLDVPEEVVDERLRSRGYQRRSVTVPGHLGDPIDLAIIDRVERTGTTAAVFSIHGGGMVFGHHLGNLDSFDDWLLDHDVVLVSVDYRLAPEYPDPYPVEDCYAGLVWVAAHADELGIDPARIVIAGQSAGGGLAVGTALLARDRRGPDLMAQILVSPMLDDRDDTVSTQQIDGVGVADRQMNRFAWDAYLGPRRATPDVSEYAAPARAADLSALPRTYIDCGSAEVFRDEDVAFASRLWAAGVDAELHVWPGAFHGFTSMMPDAAISRTATAALADWTRRLLGDPSPIGRAAGLQHGTADDVSR; encoded by the coding sequence GTGTCCGACACCATTGCCCGCCCGCCGTTCGACCCCGAACTCGCGACCTTCCTGACGGCGCTCGAGGCCCGCGGTCCGTTCACCCTCACCGCAGAGATGCTGCCCCGTATGCGACAGCTCGACGTGCCCGAGGAAGTCGTCGACGAGCGCCTGCGTTCCCGCGGGTACCAGCGGCGGAGCGTCACCGTTCCGGGGCACCTCGGCGACCCGATCGACCTCGCGATCATCGACCGTGTCGAGCGCACCGGAACGACCGCGGCCGTCTTCTCGATCCACGGCGGGGGCATGGTGTTCGGTCACCACCTCGGGAACCTCGACTCGTTCGACGACTGGCTGCTCGACCACGACGTGGTCCTCGTCAGCGTCGACTACCGCCTCGCACCCGAGTACCCCGATCCGTACCCGGTGGAGGACTGCTACGCCGGTCTCGTCTGGGTGGCGGCCCACGCCGACGAGCTCGGCATCGACCCGGCACGGATCGTCATCGCGGGGCAGAGCGCCGGCGGCGGACTCGCCGTGGGGACGGCCCTGCTCGCCCGTGACCGGCGGGGTCCCGACCTGATGGCGCAGATCCTGGTGTCACCCATGCTCGACGACCGTGACGACACCGTCTCGACCCAGCAGATCGACGGTGTCGGGGTCGCCGACCGCCAGATGAACCGTTTCGCGTGGGATGCATACCTCGGACCACGCCGCGCCACCCCTGACGTCTCGGAGTACGCCGCTCCGGCTCGTGCTGCAGACCTGTCGGCGCTGCCGCGTACCTACATCGACTGCGGCAGTGCCGAGGTCTTCCGCGACGAGGACGTCGCCTTCGCGAGCCGCCTCTGGGCAGCGGGGGTCGACGCGGAGCTCCACGTCTGGCCCGGTGCCTTCCACGGGTTCACGAGCATGATGCCCGACGCCGCGATCTCGAGGACCGCGACCGCGGCCCTCGCGGACTGGACCCGACGACTGCTCGGCGATCCTTCGCCGATCGGACGCGCAGCCGGGCTCCAGCACGGGACCGCGGACGACGTGTCTCGGTAG
- a CDS encoding TetR family transcriptional regulator, giving the protein MSEPRPVTMRERTRRIAQTELTVVAQDLFLEHGYEETTVDQIAAAAGMSKRTFFRYFPSKDALVIGKYDLFGDRMAEALDQRPADEPVWESLRRVFDITLDYVQDEHQRARNDAMEAIVRSTPQLSAGYLEKMQRIQQLLIGRVANRIGSDESDDGDPRASAIVGAAFACMQAARASWFASDQSVPFDQVLDRAMGALAVQERR; this is encoded by the coding sequence ATGAGCGAGCCCCGTCCGGTCACGATGCGCGAGCGCACTCGTCGGATCGCGCAGACCGAGTTGACCGTCGTTGCGCAGGATCTCTTCCTCGAGCACGGGTACGAGGAGACGACCGTCGACCAGATCGCGGCGGCCGCGGGCATGTCGAAGCGCACGTTCTTCCGGTACTTCCCGTCGAAGGACGCCCTCGTGATCGGCAAGTACGACCTCTTCGGCGACCGGATGGCCGAAGCGCTCGATCAGCGCCCCGCCGACGAGCCGGTGTGGGAGTCCCTGCGGCGGGTGTTCGACATCACCCTCGACTACGTCCAGGACGAGCACCAGCGCGCCCGGAACGATGCCATGGAAGCGATCGTGCGGAGCACCCCGCAGCTCTCCGCCGGCTACCTCGAGAAGATGCAGCGGATCCAGCAGCTGCTCATCGGACGTGTCGCGAACCGGATCGGTTCGGACGAGTCCGATGACGGAGATCCGCGAGCATCCGCCATCGTCGGAGCAGCGTTCGCGTGCATGCAGGCCGCTCGTGCGAGCTGGTTCGCTTCCGACCAGTCCGTGCCGTTCGACCAGGTGCTGGACAGGGCCATGGGCGCGCTCGCCGTCCAGGAGCGCCGTTGA
- a CDS encoding SDR family oxidoreductase, whose product MSKVWFVTGASKGFGREFVLAALQRGDKVAATARNTDTLNDLVEQYGDAVLPLQLDVTDRDQVAAAVQAAHETFGSLDVVINNAGYGLFGTVEEITEQQLRDQLETNLFGVLHVTQAVLPILREQGSGHIIQISTIGGVAAFPSLGGYHASKWALEGLTESLSQEVAGFGIKVTLVEPGGFNTDWAGSSAVFADTLPQYQPLHDAMAEQMSGTASPEPVGFGSAILKVVDAEKAPLRVFFGERPTQIAPHIYQQRLAEWAEWAPVSREAEGK is encoded by the coding sequence ATGAGCAAGGTCTGGTTCGTCACGGGAGCCTCGAAGGGCTTCGGCCGAGAATTCGTGCTCGCCGCGCTCCAGCGCGGAGACAAGGTCGCCGCCACCGCCCGCAACACCGACACCCTGAACGACCTGGTCGAGCAGTACGGCGACGCCGTGCTCCCCCTCCAGCTCGACGTCACCGACCGCGACCAGGTCGCCGCCGCCGTGCAGGCCGCGCACGAGACGTTCGGATCGCTCGACGTCGTCATCAACAACGCCGGCTACGGCCTCTTCGGCACCGTCGAGGAGATCACCGAGCAGCAGCTCCGCGACCAGCTCGAGACGAACCTGTTCGGCGTCCTCCACGTCACCCAGGCCGTCCTGCCGATCCTCCGCGAGCAGGGCTCGGGCCACATCATCCAGATCTCCACCATCGGCGGCGTCGCCGCGTTCCCGAGCCTCGGCGGCTACCACGCCTCGAAGTGGGCCCTGGAAGGTCTCACCGAGTCGCTCTCGCAGGAAGTCGCCGGCTTCGGCATCAAGGTGACCCTCGTCGAGCCCGGCGGGTTCAACACCGACTGGGCCGGCAGCTCCGCCGTGTTCGCCGACACGCTGCCGCAGTACCAGCCGCTGCACGACGCCATGGCCGAGCAGATGTCCGGCACCGCCAGCCCCGAGCCGGTCGGGTTCGGGTCCGCGATCCTCAAGGTGGTCGATGCCGAGAAGGCGCCGCTCCGGGTGTTCTTCGGCGAGCGGCCCACCCAGATCGCGCCGCACATCTACCAGCAGCGCCTGGCGGAGTGGGCCGAGTGGGCTCCCGTCTCCCGCGAGGCCGAGGGCAAGTAA
- a CDS encoding GAF and ANTAR domain-containing protein — MGADRERRLLQTIIALVGSATSSEDLSKRLQHLVDESAALFDVHAAGLMLFGSDHRLQITASVGHHSGMLELLQLEVGDGPCLEAARTGSVVSIPDVRLAEPRWPHFCRAAADAGYTAVHSIPLRLRTTVIGSLNLFGESAGAFDEDDLIAARALADIAAVSLMQQRTIDDAVATQGQLQAALDSRTVIEQAKGWIANRNGVDTATAFSLLRDHARRNQLPIGEVALAVLAGRTTLG, encoded by the coding sequence GTGGGCGCCGATCGCGAACGACGACTGTTGCAGACGATCATCGCGCTGGTCGGCAGTGCCACCAGCTCCGAGGACCTCAGCAAGCGACTGCAGCACCTGGTGGACGAGTCGGCGGCGTTGTTCGACGTCCACGCTGCCGGGCTGATGCTGTTCGGCTCGGACCACCGGTTGCAGATCACCGCCTCAGTGGGGCACCACAGCGGAATGCTCGAGCTCCTGCAGCTCGAAGTCGGCGACGGGCCCTGTCTCGAGGCAGCGCGGACCGGGAGCGTGGTCTCGATCCCCGACGTCCGACTGGCCGAGCCGCGATGGCCGCACTTCTGCCGGGCTGCGGCTGACGCCGGGTACACGGCCGTCCACTCGATCCCGCTGCGGCTCCGGACGACCGTCATCGGATCGCTCAACCTGTTCGGCGAGTCCGCCGGCGCGTTCGACGAGGACGACCTCATCGCTGCGCGGGCACTGGCCGACATCGCAGCGGTCTCGCTCATGCAGCAGCGCACCATCGACGACGCGGTGGCGACGCAAGGGCAGCTGCAAGCAGCACTCGACAGCCGTACGGTCATCGAGCAGGCGAAGGGGTGGATCGCGAACCGGAACGGGGTGGACACCGCGACTGCGTTCTCCCTGCTGCGCGACCACGCGCGGCGGAATCAACTCCCGATCGGCGAGGTCGCCCTCGCCGTCCTCGCCGGACGGACCACCCTCGGCTAG
- a CDS encoding GNAT family N-acetyltransferase, with product MMIRHATVDDAESIAHVHTTSWRETYGRFVDDPATNPWFDVERRITMWRSNLEHETFATLIAEDESGIIGFAAAQVVTEPDAVRPEELTMLYVLARAHGSGAGQALLDAVLGGRPASLWVAADNPRAHSFYRRNGFAADGATSSFGPIGTTVRLVR from the coding sequence ATGATGATCCGGCACGCGACCGTCGACGACGCGGAGTCCATCGCCCACGTCCACACCACGTCCTGGCGTGAGACCTACGGCCGGTTCGTGGACGACCCGGCCACCAATCCGTGGTTCGACGTCGAGCGACGGATCACGATGTGGCGATCGAACCTGGAACACGAGACCTTCGCGACCCTGATCGCCGAGGACGAGAGCGGGATCATCGGCTTCGCCGCAGCACAGGTCGTGACCGAGCCCGATGCGGTCCGGCCGGAAGAGCTCACCATGCTCTACGTGCTGGCCCGCGCTCACGGGAGCGGTGCTGGCCAGGCACTCCTGGACGCCGTCCTCGGGGGCCGTCCGGCGTCGCTCTGGGTCGCGGCCGACAACCCGCGAGCGCACTCGTTCTACCGCCGGAACGGCTTCGCCGCCGACGGCGCGACGTCGAGCTTCGGCCCGATCGGGACGACCGTCCGGCTCGTCCGCTGA
- a CDS encoding NADPH-dependent FMN reductase, which translates to MAPLNIAIIVGSTRPGRNGTAVAAWVHEQASGREAATYEIIDLEDTGLPLLDEAIPALVGKYEQQHTKDWAATVARFDGFVFVTPEYNHSTSPALLNALDYVYAEWNNKAVGFVSYGTSYGVRAVEHLRGVAGELQMADIRNQVRFALPSDFPDRVFTPGPEHAEQAADLFDQLELWAGALRTVRS; encoded by the coding sequence ATGGCTCCCTTGAACATCGCGATCATCGTCGGCAGCACCCGCCCCGGCCGCAACGGCACCGCCGTCGCCGCTTGGGTGCACGAACAGGCCTCCGGTCGAGAGGCCGCGACGTACGAGATCATCGATCTCGAGGACACGGGCCTGCCTCTGCTCGACGAAGCCATCCCCGCTCTGGTGGGCAAGTACGAGCAACAGCACACCAAGGACTGGGCAGCGACCGTCGCCCGGTTCGACGGGTTCGTGTTCGTCACCCCCGAGTACAACCACAGCACCTCCCCCGCACTGCTGAACGCGCTCGACTACGTCTACGCCGAGTGGAACAACAAGGCCGTCGGGTTCGTCAGCTACGGCACCAGCTACGGCGTCCGCGCCGTCGAGCACCTCCGCGGCGTCGCCGGCGAACTACAGATGGCCGACATCCGCAACCAGGTCCGCTTCGCCCTGCCCAGCGACTTCCCCGACCGCGTCTTCACCCCCGGCCCCGAGCACGCAGAGCAGGCCGCAGACCTCTTCGACCAGCTCGAACTCTGGGCCGGCGCACTCCGCACCGTCCGCTCCTGA
- a CDS encoding TetR/AcrR family transcriptional regulator codes for MQSSAPVRATDPRPARTRAAIVRAVEGLAADASTEITVNAIARAAGVSRSAFYAQFADLDDLAVAMLVDAFRDIGLDDLRARDDHAADLRTLAVAANRRMLAHIGSRSAFYRASLDWRLSGRVHESVVAAYAQQVLATIRLLGVRVPGTVHAEDTARFIAGGAIAMLTAWLRDDAPAEQDAMAERLVAVMPEWLVGSD; via the coding sequence GTGCAGAGCAGCGCGCCCGTGCGGGCAACCGATCCCCGTCCAGCCCGGACCCGTGCCGCGATCGTCCGCGCCGTCGAGGGCCTCGCCGCCGACGCGTCGACGGAGATCACCGTCAACGCGATCGCCCGCGCTGCCGGGGTGAGCCGGAGCGCGTTCTACGCGCAGTTCGCGGACCTCGACGACCTCGCGGTCGCGATGCTGGTCGACGCCTTCCGGGACATCGGGCTCGACGACCTCCGGGCACGGGACGACCACGCTGCCGACCTCCGCACCCTGGCCGTCGCGGCGAACCGCCGGATGCTCGCGCACATCGGTTCGCGTTCCGCCTTCTACCGGGCGTCCCTGGACTGGCGGTTGTCCGGGCGGGTGCACGAGAGCGTGGTCGCCGCGTACGCGCAGCAGGTCCTCGCGACCATCCGACTCCTCGGCGTTCGCGTCCCCGGGACCGTCCACGCCGAGGACACCGCCCGGTTCATCGCCGGCGGTGCGATCGCGATGCTCACGGCGTGGCTGCGCGACGACGCTCCCGCCGAACAGGACGCGATGGCCGAACGACTGGTCGCCGTCATGCCCGAGTGGCTGGTCGGCAGCGACTGA
- a CDS encoding HAD-IIB family hydrolase: MPPPDLMVVTDLDGTFLDHHDYSFDAALPMLERLRADGVPVVFCSSKTRAEITALHQRTGLDGQAFVAENGAVVVGEDGNVIAGPSAGSGVGPAAGDLERLRADLDRIRADLDLHFATFGGETDAVVAAWTGLDVVAAAAARQREASEVLFWHAEDDDRAETFRTALAAAGLELVRGGRFWHVLPAGRDKGTAVRLLVADHTRRTGTVPRTIGLGDGPNDTALLDAVDLAVVVRGHGPAPGPLADDRPERVHRTTAPGPQGWAEGLTRFTTPSVRSHR; this comes from the coding sequence ATGCCACCACCCGACCTGATGGTCGTCACGGACCTCGACGGAACGTTCCTCGACCACCACGACTACTCGTTCGACGCCGCCCTGCCGATGCTCGAGCGCCTGCGCGCGGACGGCGTGCCGGTGGTGTTCTGCAGCAGCAAGACCCGGGCCGAGATCACCGCCCTGCACCAGCGGACCGGTCTGGACGGGCAGGCGTTCGTCGCGGAGAACGGCGCGGTCGTCGTCGGAGAAGACGGCAACGTGATCGCCGGACCTTCGGCCGGCTCCGGCGTCGGCCCCGCGGCCGGCGATCTCGAGCGACTCCGTGCGGATCTCGACCGCATCCGAGCGGACCTGGACCTGCACTTCGCGACGTTCGGCGGCGAGACCGACGCGGTCGTCGCCGCCTGGACCGGCCTCGACGTCGTGGCGGCGGCGGCCGCCCGGCAGCGCGAAGCCTCCGAGGTCCTGTTCTGGCACGCCGAGGACGACGACCGTGCCGAGACGTTCCGCACGGCGCTCGCCGCGGCCGGCCTCGAGCTCGTGCGCGGGGGCCGCTTCTGGCACGTCCTGCCGGCCGGACGCGACAAGGGCACCGCGGTCCGCCTGCTCGTCGCCGACCACACACGCCGCACCGGCACCGTCCCGCGCACCATCGGGCTCGGCGACGGCCCGAACGACACCGCGCTGCTCGACGCCGTCGACCTGGCGGTCGTCGTGCGCGGCCACGGCCCGGCACCCGGGCCGCTCGCCGACGACCGCCCCGAGCGCGTCCACCGCACGACCGCCCCCGGCCCGCAGGGCTGGGCCGAGGGCCTCACCCGGTTCACCACCCCGTCCGTCAGGAGCCACCGATGA
- a CDS encoding carboxypeptidase-like regulatory domain-containing protein, which produces MRLITGTTLVVALAAAAMVGLAPPAAAAGSGTIAVQLAAPDGTPIRLADVELGAIGVDAVVGTATTDADGTATFTGIPAPDTVTVTTRQLPPRGTQTYAPGLRSDIAVRGGTTVAVTVPLVRGATVQGGVVGPSGPAAGRLMYAWNEDTSQVFRTTSDSAGQYRFVGLSTGKYRIEAYASGTASPAVWKTRVHQQRGTLPASQVTLSQHYAHSDYDLVVSAASASLAPSAQLSGASVTVTNTTTGASFSTRFSTLLDSEQTAQFQIPSGQYVVELRTTATTATPARVLWLGRPGGVYRYVTDRAQAVPVRVVFGGFNGWGGAVPETSVAVAEDN; this is translated from the coding sequence ATGCGACTGATCACGGGAACGACACTGGTCGTGGCGCTTGCCGCAGCTGCGATGGTCGGCCTGGCACCGCCAGCGGCCGCGGCCGGGTCGGGGACGATCGCTGTGCAACTCGCGGCGCCGGACGGCACCCCGATCAGGTTGGCGGACGTCGAACTCGGTGCGATCGGCGTCGACGCCGTCGTCGGGACCGCCACCACCGATGCCGACGGCACCGCGACGTTCACCGGCATCCCCGCCCCGGACACCGTGACGGTCACCACACGGCAACTCCCGCCGCGCGGAACGCAGACCTACGCCCCCGGACTCCGCTCGGACATCGCGGTCCGCGGTGGCACGACGGTCGCGGTCACCGTGCCGCTCGTGCGCGGCGCCACCGTGCAGGGCGGGGTGGTCGGCCCCTCGGGTCCCGCTGCTGGACGGTTGATGTACGCCTGGAACGAGGACACCTCGCAGGTGTTCCGGACGACCTCGGACAGCGCGGGCCAGTACCGGTTCGTCGGGTTGAGCACCGGGAAGTACCGCATCGAGGCGTACGCCAGCGGCACGGCGTCGCCCGCCGTCTGGAAGACCCGGGTCCACCAGCAGCGCGGGACCCTCCCGGCGTCGCAGGTGACGTTGTCGCAGCACTACGCGCACAGCGACTACGACCTGGTCGTCTCCGCGGCCTCTGCGTCCCTCGCCCCGTCCGCGCAGCTGAGTGGCGCGAGCGTCACGGTGACGAACACGACGACCGGCGCGTCGTTCTCGACCCGGTTCTCGACGCTGCTCGACAGCGAGCAGACGGCGCAGTTCCAGATCCCCTCCGGGCAGTACGTGGTCGAGCTCCGGACGACGGCGACGACCGCGACGCCGGCGCGCGTGCTGTGGCTCGGCCGTCCGGGCGGCGTGTACCGGTACGTGACCGACCGGGCGCAGGCCGTCCCGGTGCGGGTCGTGTTCGGCGGGTTCAACGGCTGGGGTGGGGCGGTGCCGGAGACGTCCGTGGCCGTGGCCGAGGACAACTAG
- a CDS encoding SDR family oxidoreductase, with product MSRTYVVTGAASGIGKATAERLEADGHRVIGVDIKDADVVADLSTAEGRTALVHEVEQRSGGRVDGVIAVAGLVAASPVTVGVNYFGATATLEGLRPLLAGSDAPRAVVVASLAALEEVDEGLYERLLADDEPGARQEAERIGTATNAAGSSAIYSTTKKAIAQWVRTHAKDPEWAGAGIALNAIAPGVIETPMTAAALESAEGRAALDAGAPSPLNGPAAPPAAPAALLAWLASAENTHVTGQIVFIDGGAESIRRPERI from the coding sequence ATGAGCAGGACGTACGTGGTCACCGGAGCCGCTTCCGGTATCGGCAAGGCCACCGCAGAACGACTCGAAGCCGACGGGCACCGCGTGATCGGTGTCGACATCAAGGACGCGGACGTCGTCGCGGACCTCAGCACCGCCGAGGGCCGGACCGCGCTCGTGCACGAGGTCGAGCAGCGCTCCGGAGGCCGGGTCGACGGCGTGATCGCCGTCGCCGGGCTCGTCGCGGCGAGTCCCGTGACGGTCGGGGTGAACTACTTCGGCGCGACGGCCACGCTCGAAGGGCTCCGCCCGCTCCTCGCCGGCTCCGATGCACCGCGCGCCGTGGTCGTCGCGTCCCTCGCGGCCCTCGAGGAGGTCGACGAGGGCCTGTACGAGCGGCTCCTCGCGGACGACGAGCCGGGCGCACGGCAGGAGGCCGAGCGCATCGGCACCGCGACGAACGCCGCCGGGTCCAGCGCCATCTACTCGACCACCAAGAAGGCGATCGCGCAGTGGGTCCGCACCCACGCGAAGGACCCGGAGTGGGCCGGCGCCGGCATCGCACTGAACGCCATCGCTCCCGGCGTCATCGAGACGCCGATGACCGCCGCAGCGCTGGAGAGCGCCGAAGGCCGCGCCGCCCTCGACGCGGGAGCCCCGTCTCCCCTGAACGGTCCGGCCGCACCACCCGCAGCTCCGGCGGCGCTCCTTGCCTGGCTCGCCAGCGCCGAGAACACGCACGTCACCGGACAGATCGTCTTCATCGACGGCGGCGCCGAGAGCATCCGACGCCCCGAACGCATCTGA
- a CDS encoding NAD(P)-dependent alcohol dehydrogenase, translating to MPIVPAYAAAAAGALLEPSSVELRELGAHDVLIDVRFTGLCHTDIHLTRDEWGPGMYPMVPGHEIADIVAAVGSAVTAHQVGDRVGVGCLVDSCGECERCLAGQEQQCVRGATDTYNAIGRDGKPTYGGYAKQVVVTEAFVLRIPDALPLDVAAPLLCAGITTYSPLKRWNAGPGKKVAVVGLGGVGHMAVKIAHAMGAEVTVLSQTLSKREDGLRLGAADYRATSDAATFTELAGRFDLILSTVSAPIDLGAYLGLLHAEGTMVMVGIPDEPLPLHAFSLIAGNRALAGSMIGGIAETQEMLDFCAEHGLGAEIETVAATDINDSYTRMLRSDVRYRFVLDASTI from the coding sequence ATGCCGATCGTCCCCGCCTACGCCGCTGCCGCCGCCGGAGCGCTCTTGGAACCGTCGTCGGTCGAGCTCCGAGAACTCGGTGCGCACGACGTCCTCATCGACGTCCGCTTCACCGGTCTGTGCCACACCGACATCCACCTGACCCGCGACGAATGGGGCCCGGGCATGTACCCGATGGTCCCCGGGCACGAGATCGCCGACATCGTGGCCGCTGTCGGCTCTGCTGTCACGGCGCACCAGGTCGGCGACCGTGTCGGCGTGGGGTGCCTGGTCGACTCGTGCGGCGAGTGCGAGCGCTGTCTCGCGGGCCAGGAGCAGCAGTGCGTCCGTGGTGCCACCGACACGTACAACGCGATCGGTCGCGACGGGAAGCCGACGTACGGCGGGTACGCGAAGCAGGTCGTCGTCACCGAGGCCTTCGTGCTGCGGATCCCCGACGCGCTTCCCCTCGACGTCGCGGCACCGCTGCTCTGCGCGGGCATCACCACCTACTCGCCGCTGAAGCGCTGGAACGCCGGCCCCGGCAAGAAGGTCGCGGTCGTCGGACTCGGCGGCGTCGGCCACATGGCGGTGAAGATCGCCCACGCCATGGGCGCGGAGGTCACGGTGCTGTCCCAGACGCTCAGCAAGCGGGAGGACGGGTTGCGCCTCGGTGCGGCGGATTACCGTGCGACGTCGGACGCCGCGACCTTCACCGAACTCGCCGGCCGATTCGACCTCATCCTGTCGACGGTGTCTGCCCCGATCGACCTCGGCGCGTACCTCGGTCTCCTGCACGCCGAGGGGACCATGGTCATGGTCGGCATCCCAGACGAGCCGCTGCCACTGCACGCGTTCTCCCTGATCGCCGGCAACCGGGCCCTGGCCGGCTCCATGATCGGCGGCATCGCCGAGACCCAGGAGATGCTCGACTTCTGCGCCGAGCACGGGCTGGGCGCGGAGATCGAGACCGTCGCCGCGACGGACATCAACGACTCGTACACGCGGATGCTCAGGAGCGACGTCCGGTACCGGTTTGTCCTCGACGCCAGCACGATCTGA
- a CDS encoding SDR family NAD(P)-dependent oxidoreductase, protein MARLDDKVAIITGAASGMGLAGAQLFAREGATVIMTDVSEAALQREAATIRDEGGRATAITLDVTSPESWNGVVERVVADHGRVDVLVNNAGIHVAKGILDAELDDWNTVMAVNTTGVWLGMKSVIPHMQRQGGGSIVNVSSIAAIVGGVSDAGGAAYSASKGAVRSLTKHAAQWFAGDGVRVNSIHPGSVYTGLAAAAGMTKETMAEQLGGEVPLPPHVGEPTDIGYGMVYLASDEAKYVTGEELVIDGGWTTH, encoded by the coding sequence ATGGCACGACTCGACGACAAGGTCGCGATCATCACCGGCGCAGCGAGCGGCATGGGCCTCGCCGGAGCCCAGCTGTTCGCCCGGGAGGGCGCGACCGTCATCATGACCGACGTCAGCGAAGCAGCACTGCAGCGGGAAGCGGCCACGATCCGCGACGAAGGAGGTCGGGCCACCGCGATCACGCTCGACGTCACGTCGCCGGAATCGTGGAACGGCGTCGTCGAACGGGTGGTCGCCGACCACGGACGCGTCGACGTGCTCGTCAACAACGCGGGCATCCACGTCGCGAAGGGCATCCTCGACGCCGAGCTCGACGACTGGAACACGGTCATGGCGGTGAACACCACCGGCGTGTGGCTCGGCATGAAGTCGGTCATCCCGCACATGCAGCGGCAGGGCGGCGGATCGATCGTCAACGTGTCGTCCATCGCCGCGATCGTCGGCGGCGTCTCCGATGCCGGCGGTGCCGCGTACTCGGCGTCGAAGGGCGCCGTGCGGTCCCTCACGAAGCACGCCGCACAGTGGTTCGCCGGGGACGGTGTCCGCGTCAACTCGATCCACCCCGGCTCCGTCTACACCGGCCTGGCCGCCGCTGCAGGCATGACGAAGGAGACGATGGCCGAGCAGCTCGGTGGCGAGGTGCCCCTGCCGCCGCACGTCGGCGAACCGACCGACATCGGCTACGGCATGGTCTACCTCGCCTCCGACGAGGCGAAGTACGTCACCGGCGAGGAACTCGTCATCGACGGCGGCTGGACCACCCACTAG